From the Desulfovibrio sp. JY genome, one window contains:
- a CDS encoding response regulator: MSKIFRRTLIAVILVFGVAANATALLSAWLLHRHLTDEYVTKGRAIAMAIAAASPDALVAGDVAAVQAMIDEFLHIDGVGYIFVADQKGTVVAHTFVPAMPKALLKAKSGSVTQTHLDGIGDYIQVTAPILAGEAGHVGVGMDKVGIWRVMRGAVMRQEGLMLAMLAVAVLVFYALVGSITRPLVQLAGYAVKIRDHDFSAKPPETGDDEVGVLARAMESMAAQLSLLVSDLKRAVADTTRDLEDSLAHTRAIIDNLADGLVVLDADARITLFNPALLAMFGKKAEEVADKPAAEAFPQALAALAGACPAESQVTAAEVRLADGGTGKAVATGVRLAGEERRATIILVRDITVEKEVDRMKTEFISTVSHELRTPLTSVLGFAKIIRRKFADVVAPALTEATPKTWRGAQQIRENLDIIVAEGQRLTELVDDVLDIAKMESGRCEWNMVPVSLAETAAHAVRAVAGLAARKGLTLENTLSPSLPRILGDRDRLIQVFVNLLGNAVKFTEQGAIVVEGSVDGPEIRVAVRDSGSGIAPADLERIFEKFKQAGDTLTEKPKGTGLGLPICRQIVERHGGHIWAESEPGQGSVFRFTLPVLAEAGVTPPEPVCQPVKAAGDLAPTGTRHILVVDDDTSVRRYLETLFTDAGYIVATAVDGAEALSLAARWQPECITMDMRMPGMGGKECIRRLRQDPATRHIPVVVVSVVSSRERAESGADATLVKPVDQEALLATVRGLLEGQDSGNTRPCLVLSRNGGREVSRRFFMCPGETTILGQEAELWQAVEGGFQGTVFLPASLGHAMDLERLLGFPGLHVILIPD, translated from the coding sequence GTGTCGAAAATATTTCGCAGAACCCTGATCGCCGTCATCCTCGTCTTCGGCGTGGCGGCCAATGCCACGGCCCTGCTTTCGGCCTGGCTCCTGCACCGTCACCTGACCGACGAATACGTCACCAAGGGGCGGGCCATCGCCATGGCCATCGCCGCCGCCAGCCCCGACGCCCTGGTGGCCGGCGACGTCGCCGCCGTCCAGGCCATGATCGACGAATTCCTGCACATCGACGGCGTGGGTTACATTTTCGTGGCCGACCAAAAGGGCACGGTGGTGGCCCATACCTTCGTCCCGGCCATGCCCAAGGCGCTGCTCAAGGCGAAAAGCGGTTCCGTCACCCAGACCCATCTGGACGGCATCGGCGACTACATCCAGGTGACCGCGCCGATCCTGGCCGGGGAGGCGGGCCATGTCGGCGTCGGCATGGACAAGGTCGGCATCTGGCGCGTCATGCGCGGGGCCGTCATGCGGCAGGAAGGGCTCATGCTGGCCATGCTGGCCGTGGCCGTGCTGGTTTTTTACGCCCTGGTCGGCAGCATCACCCGCCCCCTGGTGCAACTGGCCGGCTATGCGGTCAAGATCAGGGACCACGACTTTTCGGCCAAGCCCCCCGAAACCGGCGACGACGAGGTCGGCGTCCTGGCCCGGGCCATGGAGTCCATGGCCGCCCAGCTCTCCCTGCTCGTGTCCGACCTCAAACGGGCCGTGGCCGACACTACCCGGGACCTGGAAGATTCCCTGGCCCACACCCGGGCCATCATCGACAATCTGGCCGACGGGCTGGTGGTGCTCGACGCCGACGCCCGCATCACCCTTTTCAATCCGGCCCTTCTGGCCATGTTCGGCAAAAAGGCCGAGGAGGTGGCCGACAAGCCAGCGGCCGAAGCCTTCCCGCAAGCCCTGGCCGCCCTGGCCGGAGCCTGCCCGGCCGAAAGCCAGGTGACAGCAGCCGAAGTCCGGCTGGCCGACGGCGGCACGGGCAAGGCCGTGGCCACCGGCGTGCGCCTGGCCGGCGAGGAACGCCGCGCCACCATCATCCTGGTGCGCGACATCACCGTGGAAAAAGAGGTGGACCGGATGAAGACCGAGTTCATCTCCACCGTATCCCACGAGTTGCGCACGCCCCTGACTTCGGTCCTCGGCTTCGCCAAGATCATCCGGCGCAAGTTCGCCGACGTGGTGGCGCCGGCCCTGACCGAAGCCACGCCGAAAACCTGGCGCGGCGCGCAGCAGATCCGGGAAAACCTGGACATCATCGTGGCCGAGGGGCAGCGGCTGACCGAGCTGGTCGACGACGTGCTCGACATCGCCAAGATGGAATCCGGGCGCTGCGAATGGAACATGGTCCCGGTATCCCTGGCCGAGACGGCGGCCCACGCCGTGCGGGCCGTGGCCGGTCTGGCCGCGCGCAAGGGGCTCACCCTCGAAAACACGCTGTCCCCGAGCCTGCCCCGCATCCTGGGCGACCGGGACAGGCTGATCCAGGTGTTCGTCAACCTCCTCGGCAACGCCGTGAAATTCACCGAACAGGGGGCCATTGTCGTGGAAGGCTCCGTCGACGGCCCGGAGATCCGCGTCGCGGTGCGCGACTCCGGCTCCGGCATCGCGCCGGCGGACCTGGAGCGCATCTTCGAAAAATTCAAGCAGGCCGGCGACACCCTGACCGAAAAGCCCAAGGGCACCGGCCTCGGCCTGCCGATCTGCCGCCAGATCGTGGAGCGCCACGGCGGACACATCTGGGCCGAAAGCGAACCCGGCCAGGGCAGCGTGTTCCGCTTCACCCTACCGGTCCTGGCGGAAGCCGGCGTCACGCCGCCCGAGCCTGTCTGCCAGCCGGTCAAGGCGGCCGGTGACCTCGCGCCGACGGGCACGCGGCACATCCTGGTCGTCGACGACGACACGTCGGTGCGGCGCTACCTGGAAACACTTTTCACCGACGCCGGCTATATCGTGGCCACGGCCGTCGACGGGGCCGAAGCACTGTCTTTGGCCGCGCGCTGGCAACCCGAGTGCATCACCATGGACATGCGCATGCCGGGCATGGGCGGCAAGGAATGCATCCGCCGCCTGCGCCAGGATCCGGCCACCCGGCATATCCCGGTGGTGGTGGTGTCCGTGGTCTCCAGCCGCGAGCGGGCCGAATCCGGCGCGGACGCGACGCTGGTCAAGCCCGTGGACCAGGAGGCGCTGCTTGCCACCGTGCGCGGACTGCTCGAAGGCCAGGATTCGGGCAATACCCGGCCCTGCCTGGTCCTTTCCCGCAACGGCGGGCGCGAGGTCAGCCGACGGTTCTTCATGTGCCCGGGCGAAACCACGATTCTGGGCCAGGAAGCCGAACTGTGGCAGGCCGTGGAAGGCGGCTTCCAGGGAACGGTCTTCCTGCCCGCCTCGCTC